One Corynebacterium tuberculostearicum DNA window includes the following coding sequences:
- the mqo gene encoding malate dehydrogenase (quinone), with protein MSSAKKTAQVVDEVDVALIGAGIMSATLGAMLRELEPSWTQMVFERLDGPALESSSPWNNAGTGHSALCELNYTPEKNGRIDISKALGINEKFQKSRQFWSHQLNNGILTDPSEFINPVPHVSFAQGEIQVDYLKRRYDVLSEKHMFPGMQFSADDSDFAEKLPLMAKGRDFSNKVAISWTDAGTDVNFGALTKQFLTAAKASGTEIRYGHEVIDIKRDGSAWKVYSKNKHTGDITVVKAKFVFVGAGGYALDLLRKAKVKEVAGYAGFPVSGLWLRSKNPELIEQHQAKVYGKAAVGAPPMSVPHLDTRVIDGEKGLLFGPYGGWSPKFLKKGTYLDLFKSIRPDNITSYLGVAVQEFGLTKYLVDEVRKSFSDRVEALREYVPEAKESDWETVIAGQRVQVIKPAGAPQFGSLEFGTTLVNNQEGNIAGLLGASPGASIAPAVMLELLERCFGEHMIDWADKIREMVPSYGIKLRNDEKLYDEMWEYTQKTLKLDR; from the coding sequence GTGTCCTCCGCTAAGAAGACAGCACAGGTTGTAGACGAGGTCGATGTAGCACTTATCGGTGCTGGCATCATGAGCGCCACCCTGGGTGCTATGCTCCGCGAGTTGGAGCCCAGCTGGACCCAAATGGTCTTTGAGCGCCTTGATGGCCCCGCATTGGAGTCCTCCTCCCCGTGGAATAACGCCGGTACCGGCCACTCCGCACTGTGCGAGCTGAACTACACCCCGGAGAAGAACGGCCGCATTGATATCTCCAAGGCTCTGGGCATCAACGAGAAGTTCCAAAAGTCTCGCCAGTTCTGGTCCCACCAGCTCAACAACGGTATTCTCACCGACCCGAGCGAATTCATTAATCCGGTTCCGCACGTGTCCTTCGCACAGGGCGAAATCCAGGTGGATTACCTCAAGCGCCGCTATGATGTGCTGAGCGAGAAGCACATGTTCCCGGGCATGCAGTTCTCCGCAGACGATTCCGACTTTGCTGAGAAGCTGCCGCTGATGGCGAAGGGCCGTGACTTCTCCAATAAGGTGGCCATTTCTTGGACCGACGCTGGTACCGACGTCAACTTTGGCGCGCTGACCAAGCAGTTCCTGACCGCAGCCAAGGCCTCCGGCACCGAGATCCGCTATGGCCATGAGGTCATCGATATCAAGCGTGATGGCTCCGCGTGGAAGGTGTACTCCAAGAACAAGCACACCGGCGACATCACCGTAGTTAAGGCCAAGTTCGTCTTCGTAGGTGCCGGCGGTTACGCCCTGGACCTGCTGCGTAAGGCAAAGGTGAAGGAAGTTGCCGGTTACGCAGGCTTCCCGGTATCTGGTCTGTGGCTGCGCTCCAAGAACCCGGAGCTTATCGAGCAGCACCAGGCAAAGGTCTACGGCAAGGCTGCCGTGGGCGCCCCACCAATGTCGGTGCCGCACCTGGATACCCGCGTGATCGACGGCGAGAAGGGTCTGCTCTTCGGTCCTTACGGTGGTTGGAGCCCGAAGTTCCTGAAGAAGGGCACCTACCTGGACCTGTTCAAGTCCATCCGCCCAGACAACATCACCTCTTACCTCGGCGTTGCCGTGCAGGAGTTCGGCCTGACCAAATACCTGGTGGATGAGGTGCGCAAGAGCTTCTCGGACCGCGTGGAAGCCCTGCGCGAGTACGTACCGGAAGCAAAGGAAAGCGACTGGGAAACCGTTATCGCTGGCCAGCGCGTCCAGGTGATTAAGCCTGCTGGTGCCCCGCAGTTCGGTTCCCTCGAGTTCGGCACCACCTTGGTGAATAACCAGGAGGGCAATATCGCCGGCCTGCTCGGCGCTTCCCCGGGTGCATCCATTGCCCCGGCCGTCATGCTGGAGCTGCTGGAGCGTTGCTTCGGCGAGCACATGATTGATTGGGCAGACAAGATTCGCGAGATGGTTCCGTCTTATGGCATCAAGCTGCGCAACGATGAGAAGCTGTACGACGAGATGTGGGAGTACACCCAGAAGACCCTGAAGCTGGACCGCTAA
- a CDS encoding ABC transporter permease, translated as MNTVVSESRKLFSLRSTWVYLAIVALGMAAGGVLMAWGYEFNGSVDGKFQSSDVLAASDLAMVVMIFASAMMVGGDLGKGTVAWSYLSSNRRVGIVLSQFVVILVSLLLAATLGIAVGTLLIAAFGGDIDFTSFYEWPDCNRVVFAYLEWTGFSLLAMGLAFLLRSGTFAAMILVVEFFVLETALMAFDTSWAEALLSCLPFANMQTLVLGSDSGPLDHSRGVSALILGVMLAVCVGGACMVSRRRSVAK; from the coding sequence ATGAATACTGTGGTGTCAGAATCTCGCAAACTCTTTTCCCTGCGCTCTACCTGGGTCTACCTCGCCATCGTGGCACTCGGTATGGCCGCCGGCGGCGTGCTCATGGCCTGGGGCTATGAATTTAACGGCAGCGTGGATGGCAAATTCCAATCTAGTGATGTCTTAGCAGCTAGTGACCTCGCCATGGTGGTGATGATCTTTGCCTCTGCGATGATGGTCGGCGGTGACTTAGGAAAAGGAACCGTTGCATGGTCTTATCTTTCATCCAACCGTCGCGTTGGCATAGTGCTCAGCCAATTCGTAGTCATCCTGGTATCACTCTTGCTCGCGGCCACACTGGGTATAGCTGTAGGAACTTTGCTGATTGCGGCATTCGGCGGCGATATTGACTTCACAAGCTTTTATGAGTGGCCGGACTGCAACCGAGTGGTGTTTGCTTACCTGGAATGGACCGGCTTTAGCCTGCTGGCTATGGGGCTGGCTTTTCTCTTGCGTAGCGGAACATTTGCCGCAATGATCCTCGTGGTGGAATTCTTTGTGCTAGAAACTGCGCTTATGGCATTTGATACCTCCTGGGCAGAAGCGTTATTGAGCTGCCTGCCCTTCGCCAATATGCAGACCTTGGTCCTGGGTAGCGATTCGGGTCCCTTGGACCATTCCCGTGGCGTATCGGCTTTGATTCTGGGCGTAATGCTTGCAGTCTGCGTCGGTGGGGCGTGCATGGTATCCCGCCGCCGTTCTGTCGCCAAATAG
- a CDS encoding alpha/beta hydrolase, whose product MVTHSPVWGPDKLGPDYEAATIDLGTDPDGEGDVVTTLVHYAPEHAGGTARESAAPSRPALVWLHGMTDYFFHTHVAEHFAAEGYDFYAIDLRKCGRSRRSGQSWHYASDLALYFTDLTAALDAIPNDEVIFIAHSTGGLIAPLWMDHLRRTDRERHQRLAGLILNSPWLDMMGVPGQVLTPLKPLLYTLGRIAPMTPLPGGNLTAYGESVHKDFYGDWDFDLRFKPLAGHKKYVGWIAAVFHGFDAIHSGRVDAGVPILTLQSTRTQLGQPYSDSVNHADVIIDVAQTRRWAKELSAHYTLHPIKGARHDVFLSLPDPLQEAFDACDKWLPTVLDTPQSTQ is encoded by the coding sequence ATGGTTACACACTCCCCGGTATGGGGCCCAGACAAACTTGGCCCCGACTATGAAGCTGCCACCATTGACTTGGGTACAGACCCCGATGGCGAAGGCGACGTGGTCACCACGCTGGTGCACTACGCGCCGGAGCACGCGGGTGGTACTGCACGTGAGTCAGCGGCCCCGTCACGCCCAGCGCTGGTGTGGCTACACGGCATGACCGATTATTTCTTCCACACCCACGTAGCCGAGCACTTTGCCGCCGAGGGTTATGACTTTTATGCCATCGATCTGCGCAAGTGCGGCCGCTCGCGCCGCTCGGGCCAATCGTGGCACTATGCTTCGGACCTGGCGCTGTATTTTACAGACCTCACCGCCGCACTTGATGCGATCCCCAATGATGAAGTCATCTTCATCGCCCACTCCACCGGTGGCCTGATCGCCCCGCTGTGGATGGATCATCTACGTCGAACCGACCGAGAGCGCCACCAGCGCCTGGCGGGCCTCATCCTGAACAGTCCGTGGCTCGACATGATGGGCGTGCCCGGCCAGGTCCTCACACCACTCAAGCCGCTGCTCTACACATTGGGCCGTATAGCCCCAATGACTCCGCTACCCGGCGGTAATCTCACTGCTTACGGCGAGTCCGTGCACAAGGATTTCTACGGCGACTGGGATTTTGACCTTCGCTTTAAGCCGCTGGCCGGCCATAAGAAATATGTCGGTTGGATAGCCGCGGTATTCCACGGCTTTGATGCTATTCACAGCGGCCGCGTTGATGCCGGCGTGCCGATCTTGACCTTGCAGTCCACTCGCACTCAATTGGGCCAGCCCTACTCCGACAGCGTGAACCACGCAGATGTCATCATCGACGTTGCGCAAACGCGGCGCTGGGCAAAGGAACTTAGTGCCCACTACACCTTGCATCCCATCAAGGGCGCTAGGCACGATGTGTTCCTATCGCTTCCGGACCCGCTCCAAGAAGCTTTTGACGCCTGTGACAAGTGGCTGCCCACCGTCCTCGATACTCCACAATCCACTCAGTAA
- a CDS encoding PhzF family phenazine biosynthesis protein, protein MQHEFFEVDVFATGAFNGNALAVIAGADGLSNQQMQAIANWTNFSETTFLLEPSDARADYRVRIFTPYEEFDFAGHPTLGSAAAWRALGNKPRTEGRIVQACGAGLVTVREEGEVLSFATPPLRREEPLSPADLKEACGGLGLDSADIVDHGWVDNGPGWRLLQLRDAEAVRAVKPQGERPKVGVVGLNPNAAEGEPAYEVRAFTTQFEDPVTGSFNGGAAQFMRSRNLVPPRYTATQGSQIGRAGEVFINDDGTDIWVGGRAQIRVRGTLEV, encoded by the coding sequence ATGCAGCACGAGTTCTTTGAGGTTGATGTTTTTGCCACGGGTGCCTTTAACGGCAATGCCTTGGCGGTGATTGCTGGTGCTGATGGGCTGAGTAACCAGCAAATGCAGGCAATCGCGAACTGGACTAACTTTTCTGAGACCACTTTCCTGCTAGAGCCCAGCGACGCCCGCGCCGACTACCGCGTGCGCATTTTCACCCCCTATGAAGAGTTTGATTTTGCTGGCCATCCAACCTTGGGCAGCGCTGCCGCGTGGCGGGCGCTGGGCAACAAGCCGCGGACGGAGGGACGTATCGTCCAGGCGTGCGGCGCGGGATTGGTGACCGTCCGCGAAGAGGGCGAAGTCTTGTCCTTTGCTACCCCGCCGCTGCGCCGCGAAGAACCGCTAAGCCCAGCGGATCTGAAGGAGGCCTGCGGTGGGCTGGGGCTAGATAGCGCGGATATTGTCGACCATGGCTGGGTGGACAATGGCCCGGGCTGGCGCCTGCTCCAATTACGCGATGCCGAGGCGGTGCGTGCGGTTAAGCCCCAGGGCGAGCGCCCCAAGGTCGGCGTTGTGGGCCTTAACCCCAACGCCGCAGAGGGCGAGCCGGCCTATGAGGTTCGGGCCTTTACCACCCAATTCGAAGACCCAGTCACCGGTTCTTTCAATGGCGGCGCCGCGCAGTTTATGCGCTCGCGTAACTTGGTGCCGCCGCGCTATACAGCAACACAAGGCAGCCAGATTGGCCGGGCAGGCGAAGTATTCATCAACGATGACGGCACGGATATCTGGGTGGGCGGTCGCGCCCAGATTCGCGTGCGCGGAACACTGGAGGTTTAG
- a CDS encoding protein adenylyltransferase SelO, whose product MQLHHDFAQKLPHLVRPTEGEEQPNPQMVILNEELARQLGFDPDWLRSSEGIDFLTGRAGGHAMAYSGFQFGAFNPQMGDGRAMLLGEVDKDGRLWDLHAKGTGLTPFSRLGSDGRGTLSSMLREYLVSEAMHALGVPTTRALAVISTGRPIQRGHVQPAGIVVRVAASHIRVGTFHLAAQTDYTRQLADYAIARHYPGADYQEFFTQVMDAQIRTVSQWMRLGFIHGVMNTDNTTISGETIDYGPCAFMEAYSPATVFSSIDRQGRYTFGNQPSILGWNLARLAESLLPLFDMDMNKAMSLAQESINGFSDRFEHQRRADVAKALDTSLEVASSYAAAMQLNGPDITLAHRALADAAAGHPTHARELFAEGDFLDDYLASSPDPSRVDNAMPRVIPRNLAVESALDAAERGEMGPYQELLHAVTHPWEPNPPFESPDPNGLEGYLTYCGT is encoded by the coding sequence ATGCAGCTACACCACGATTTTGCCCAGAAGCTTCCCCACTTGGTTCGCCCCACCGAGGGTGAGGAGCAACCGAACCCACAGATGGTCATCCTGAACGAGGAACTAGCCAGGCAGTTGGGCTTTGACCCGGACTGGCTGCGCTCCTCCGAGGGCATAGATTTCCTTACCGGCCGCGCGGGCGGCCACGCCATGGCCTATTCCGGCTTCCAATTCGGTGCGTTTAACCCGCAGATGGGAGACGGCCGGGCCATGCTCTTGGGCGAGGTGGATAAGGACGGGCGGCTATGGGATCTCCATGCCAAGGGAACTGGACTTACTCCCTTTTCCCGCCTCGGGTCCGATGGCCGCGGAACGCTGTCTTCCATGCTGCGCGAGTACCTAGTCTCTGAGGCTATGCATGCCTTGGGCGTTCCCACCACCCGGGCGCTGGCGGTTATTTCCACCGGACGGCCCATTCAGCGCGGGCACGTGCAACCGGCCGGCATTGTGGTACGCGTGGCCGCTAGCCACATCCGCGTCGGCACCTTTCACCTAGCCGCGCAGACGGATTACACCCGCCAATTGGCCGACTATGCCATTGCGCGCCACTACCCTGGCGCGGACTACCAGGAATTTTTCACCCAGGTGATGGATGCGCAGATCCGCACCGTGTCCCAGTGGATGCGCTTGGGCTTTATTCACGGCGTGATGAATACGGATAACACCACCATCTCTGGCGAGACCATTGACTATGGCCCCTGTGCCTTTATGGAGGCCTATTCGCCCGCGACGGTCTTCTCCAGCATCGATAGGCAGGGCCGTTATACCTTTGGCAATCAGCCCTCCATTCTGGGGTGGAACCTGGCCCGCTTAGCGGAATCCCTCCTGCCGCTTTTTGATATGGACATGAATAAGGCCATGAGCCTTGCACAAGAATCCATCAACGGCTTTAGCGACCGCTTTGAGCACCAGCGCAGGGCAGATGTGGCGAAGGCTTTGGACACCTCCCTGGAGGTCGCTTCTTCCTATGCAGCAGCCATGCAGCTCAACGGTCCAGATATCACGCTGGCTCACCGCGCTCTTGCCGACGCCGCCGCAGGTCACCCCACCCACGCCCGCGAGCTCTTTGCCGAGGGAGACTTCTTGGATGACTACCTTGCCTCCTCGCCCGATCCTTCCCGCGTCGATAACGCCATGCCGCGGGTTATCCCGCGCAACCTCGCCGTAGAATCCGCACTGGATGCTGCCGAACGCGGGGAGATGGGCCCGTATCAGGAGCTCCTGCACGCGGTCACCCACCCGTGGGAGCCCAACCCACCGTTCGAATCGCCGGATCCTAATGGTCTCGAGGGCTACCTCACCTACTGCGGTACTTAA
- a CDS encoding ABC transporter ATP-binding protein: MLKVSHLSKNFRSFKAVDDLSFEVPDGQVTGFLGPNGSGKSTTMRMCVGLENPTSGTATFDGTPFRGLSNPATMVGTLLDANWFHPGRSARAHLGYMAALQGVSMNHVDDTLDRVGLTQVAAKRVGGYSLGMKQRLGLACALIGEPKHLLLDEPVNGLDPEGVHWMRARIREFAEAGCSVLVSSHLLSEMQLTADRLVVIGKGKLLGEGTVEEFVNGTGGASLEVIVDQPDELLRLLHGTDAETSFDGEVLRVRGLEGSDIGRICLDNRILISSLERKQPSLEEAYLGATADHVAYRSV, from the coding sequence ATGCTCAAAGTTTCACACCTTTCCAAGAATTTCCGTTCCTTTAAAGCAGTAGATGACCTCTCCTTTGAGGTCCCAGATGGTCAAGTCACCGGCTTCCTCGGACCGAATGGTTCTGGCAAATCCACCACTATGCGCATGTGCGTGGGGTTGGAGAATCCGACTTCCGGCACCGCGACTTTTGATGGCACGCCCTTCCGCGGGCTGTCCAATCCCGCTACCATGGTGGGCACCTTGTTGGATGCCAACTGGTTCCACCCGGGCCGCAGCGCCCGAGCTCACCTGGGCTACATGGCCGCGTTGCAGGGCGTGTCCATGAACCACGTGGATGACACCCTGGACCGCGTCGGCCTTACCCAGGTAGCCGCCAAGCGCGTGGGCGGCTATTCGCTGGGCATGAAGCAGCGCCTGGGCCTTGCTTGTGCGCTCATCGGCGAGCCGAAGCACTTGCTGCTTGACGAACCCGTCAACGGCCTCGACCCCGAAGGCGTGCACTGGATGCGTGCCCGTATCCGCGAATTCGCCGAGGCCGGCTGCTCCGTGCTGGTTTCCTCCCACCTGCTTTCGGAAATGCAGCTCACCGCAGATCGCCTCGTGGTCATCGGCAAGGGCAAGCTGCTGGGAGAGGGCACCGTGGAGGAGTTCGTCAACGGCACGGGAGGCGCAAGCCTCGAAGTGATTGTGGACCAGCCCGATGAACTCCTGCGGCTGTTGCACGGCACCGATGCGGAGACCTCCTTTGACGGTGAGGTCCTGCGCGTGCGCGGTCTCGAAGGCTCCGACATCGGCCGCATCTGTCTGGATAACCGCATTCTCATCTCCAGCTTGGAACGCAAGCAGCCCTCCCTGGAAGAGGCCTACCTCGGCGCGACAGCCGACCACGTGGCCTACCGCTCCGTCTAA
- a CDS encoding response regulator has protein sequence MTNPEQPTGAPAGPIRIGLVDDQPLVRAGFAMLLGSQEDLDVAWQASDGDEVLDLARAQPADIVLMDVQMARVNGIAATERLLPEFPDTQVIMLTTFDDQNFVHGAISAGASGFLLKDVEPEELLAAIRTVHSGEAVLSPRITAQVLQQLRSEQSATQPDSYATPVAAAATAPPAEDLTPRELDVLKLIALGYSNTEIAECEFVSMATVKTHVRHILTKTGSRDRVHAVLYALTHGVVSVEELLSHP, from the coding sequence ATGACTAACCCTGAGCAGCCAACAGGTGCGCCCGCTGGCCCCATCCGAATCGGTCTAGTCGATGATCAGCCCCTCGTGCGCGCCGGGTTCGCCATGCTCCTTGGCTCCCAAGAGGATTTGGACGTTGCATGGCAGGCATCCGATGGCGATGAAGTCCTCGACCTCGCCCGCGCGCAACCTGCCGATATTGTGCTCATGGATGTCCAGATGGCCCGCGTCAATGGCATCGCCGCCACAGAAAGGCTGCTGCCGGAATTCCCGGACACCCAGGTCATTATGCTAACCACCTTCGATGACCAGAATTTTGTCCACGGAGCAATTTCCGCTGGGGCCTCCGGATTCCTGCTCAAAGACGTCGAACCGGAGGAACTCCTCGCCGCTATTCGTACCGTACATTCCGGCGAGGCCGTCCTTTCACCGCGCATTACCGCACAGGTGCTGCAGCAACTGCGCAGCGAGCAGTCTGCAACACAGCCCGATTCATATGCCACCCCCGTTGCGGCAGCAGCTACCGCCCCTCCGGCCGAAGATCTCACGCCACGCGAGCTGGACGTCCTCAAGCTGATCGCACTGGGGTATTCGAATACCGAAATCGCGGAGTGCGAGTTCGTCTCTATGGCCACGGTCAAGACCCACGTACGCCATATCTTGACGAAAACCGGCTCGCGCGACCGCGTGCATGCTGTGCTCTACGCCCTTACTCATGGCGTGGTTTCGGTGGAGGAGCTGCTGTCTCATCCCTAG
- the mtr gene encoding mycothione reductase, giving the protein MTTSHQSHTPAAEEHFDLIIIGTGSGNSIPSPDFDDQKIAIIEKGTFGGTCLNVGCIPTKMYVYAADIALAAREAGRLGLDAQVNSVDWNSIVDRVFNNRIDQIAQGGEQYRRGEETPNITVYDEHARFVGPKTIQTGNHVISGDQIVIAAGSRPVIPEVYADSGIKYYTNEDIMRMDHQPESLIVVGGGYIAMEFAHVFDGLGTKVTVVNRSETLLRHLDDDISRRFNQIARDRFDVHIANGTKLEETDTGVRLELDNGESVEAEAILVATGRTPNGDQMDLDKAGIELLADARVSTDEFGRTAAEGVWALGDVSSPYMLKHVANAETRAVQHNLLHPEDLRPLPHDNVPAAIFTHPQIATVGLTEKQARQKGFDVTVKVQNFGDVAYGWAMEDSTGICKLVADRATGQLLGAHLMGPQASTLIQQLITAMAYKLDMREFTRNQYWIHPALPEVVENALLGLEW; this is encoded by the coding sequence GTGACTACTTCACACCAGTCCCACACGCCCGCTGCCGAGGAACATTTCGACCTCATCATCATCGGCACCGGCTCCGGAAACTCCATCCCTAGCCCGGATTTTGATGACCAGAAAATCGCCATCATTGAAAAGGGCACCTTCGGCGGCACCTGCCTCAACGTAGGCTGCATTCCCACCAAGATGTATGTCTATGCCGCCGACATCGCCTTGGCTGCACGCGAAGCCGGCCGGCTAGGCCTAGATGCTCAGGTCAACAGCGTGGACTGGAACTCCATTGTGGACCGCGTCTTTAACAACCGCATCGACCAGATTGCCCAAGGCGGCGAGCAGTACCGCCGCGGTGAGGAAACCCCTAATATCACCGTCTACGACGAACACGCTCGCTTTGTTGGCCCCAAGACCATACAAACTGGCAACCATGTCATCAGTGGCGATCAGATCGTCATTGCCGCCGGTTCCCGGCCGGTCATTCCGGAGGTCTATGCAGATTCCGGCATCAAGTACTACACCAATGAAGACATTATGCGCATGGACCACCAGCCGGAGAGCTTAATCGTGGTGGGCGGCGGCTATATCGCGATGGAGTTTGCCCACGTCTTCGACGGCCTCGGCACCAAGGTGACCGTGGTCAACCGGTCCGAGACCTTGCTGCGCCACCTCGATGATGACATTTCCAGGCGCTTCAACCAAATTGCTCGCGATCGCTTCGACGTGCACATAGCCAATGGCACCAAGCTCGAGGAAACTGACACGGGCGTGCGGTTGGAGCTCGACAATGGTGAGTCCGTGGAAGCAGAAGCGATTCTAGTTGCTACCGGGCGCACCCCAAACGGCGATCAAATGGATCTGGACAAGGCAGGCATTGAGCTGCTTGCCGACGCCCGCGTGAGCACCGATGAGTTCGGCCGCACCGCCGCCGAGGGTGTTTGGGCACTTGGCGATGTCTCCTCGCCGTACATGCTCAAGCACGTAGCCAATGCGGAGACCCGCGCCGTGCAGCACAACCTGCTCCACCCAGAAGATCTCCGCCCACTGCCCCACGACAATGTCCCCGCCGCCATCTTTACCCACCCACAAATCGCCACAGTGGGCCTAACTGAGAAGCAAGCACGACAGAAGGGCTTCGACGTCACCGTCAAGGTCCAGAACTTTGGCGACGTTGCCTACGGCTGGGCTATGGAAGATAGCACCGGTATCTGCAAGCTAGTTGCCGATCGCGCGACAGGGCAGCTTCTCGGCGCGCACCTCATGGGCCCGCAGGCCTCCACCCTCATCCAGCAATTGATTACCGCGATGGCCTACAAATTGGACATGCGGGAGTTCACTCGCAACCAATATTGGATCCACCCTGCGCTGCCAGAAGTAGTGGAAAATGCCCTTTTGGGACTGGAGTGGTAA
- a CDS encoding DUF4921 family protein, producing the protein MSDALFARIEPIQTMRDGTVKQVNPFSGTEVWTVPGRGNRPLSTPVANPQPLHEEDFTHRCAFCSGRITDTPPEKARILPSGGIVRGLPLSEYGHTVPAFRRIPNLFEIVSYDYWHANYGFDMDAETRQRMDNYLADPAGREHVLNIVRTKRKAAHLPEASEEELIEQAAGFFAGGHDVIVAGRHFERGAQDDSHVVSSGTLSAEEHLLFMQLTIDAMRDLYERNRYAPYVVAFQNWLQPAGASFEHLHKQLVAIDDRGMASHREVQMLRSNMNMYNEWAVDYAASRNLIVAENDHGVLFAGFGHRYPTLEVYSKSATCEPWRQSEEEIRAMSDLVHAAHAAVGREVPCNEEWHHKPADVDVAQPWRILIKLRISTLAGFEGGTKIYLNTISPWDLRDRVVSQLYPLRESGHVARSVRVATECSVQRNSLLYNPQLR; encoded by the coding sequence ATGAGTGATGCACTTTTTGCCCGCATAGAACCCATCCAGACCATGCGGGATGGCACGGTCAAGCAGGTCAACCCGTTCTCCGGGACCGAGGTGTGGACCGTGCCGGGCCGCGGTAACCGCCCCCTGTCCACACCGGTGGCTAACCCACAGCCCTTGCACGAAGAAGACTTCACCCACCGCTGCGCCTTTTGCTCAGGTCGCATAACTGATACCCCGCCGGAAAAGGCCCGCATCCTGCCTTCCGGCGGGATTGTGCGCGGATTGCCTTTGAGCGAATACGGCCACACCGTGCCGGCCTTTCGCCGCATCCCCAATCTGTTTGAAATCGTCTCTTATGACTACTGGCACGCCAACTACGGCTTCGACATGGATGCTGAGACCCGACAGCGCATGGACAACTACCTTGCCGATCCTGCCGGCCGGGAACATGTGCTCAATATCGTGCGCACGAAGCGAAAGGCAGCGCACCTGCCTGAGGCAAGCGAAGAGGAACTTATAGAACAGGCGGCGGGCTTCTTCGCAGGAGGCCACGATGTCATCGTGGCCGGCCGCCATTTTGAGCGCGGTGCACAGGATGATTCGCACGTGGTATCTTCCGGCACCCTAAGCGCCGAAGAGCACCTGCTTTTTATGCAGCTGACTATCGATGCCATGCGGGACCTCTACGAGCGCAACCGCTACGCACCCTATGTGGTGGCTTTCCAAAATTGGCTGCAGCCAGCCGGCGCTTCCTTCGAGCACTTGCACAAGCAACTCGTTGCCATCGATGACCGCGGCATGGCCTCCCACCGGGAGGTACAGATGCTGCGCAGCAATATGAACATGTACAACGAGTGGGCGGTGGACTATGCCGCTAGCCGCAACCTCATCGTTGCGGAAAATGACCATGGCGTTCTCTTCGCCGGCTTTGGGCACCGCTATCCCACCTTGGAGGTCTACTCCAAGTCCGCGACCTGTGAGCCGTGGCGGCAGTCAGAAGAGGAAATCCGTGCCATGAGCGACCTTGTTCACGCCGCCCACGCCGCAGTAGGCCGCGAGGTGCCCTGCAATGAGGAGTGGCACCACAAGCCTGCCGATGTCGACGTCGCTCAGCCATGGCGCATCCTCATCAAGCTCCGCATTTCCACCCTTGCCGGATTCGAAGGCGGCACCAAAATTTACCTCAACACCATCTCGCCCTGGGATTTGCGCGATAGGGTAGTAAGCCAGCTTTATCCCCTGCGCGAGTCCGGGCATGTTGCCCGCTCGGTCCGCGTGGCTACCGAATGTTCGGTACAGCGCAATAGTCTGCTGTATAACCCACAGCTGCGCTAG
- a CDS encoding sensor histidine kinase, with the protein MAATAADLYGRRIISGIDFGLEDTTVGPLPAFASVVIIAWPVMGFFFLIGTNDRKKREDQQLLVERAEMAGAVERNRIAREMHDIVAHNLAGVIALADGARFAAAKNSAAATEALETIASTSRDSLKQMRGLLSVLRDGDSRADTKAPGASDIAGLISEARRTGFDITVHGLEDLPTESDELYQFTVYRVVQELLTNMIKHSRDKRGILRFRSTGNGLVLNADNPAVRTPNSHNPGYGLVGMSERVKAYGGSVATRTEDGHFFITVEVPND; encoded by the coding sequence TTGGCGGCCACCGCAGCGGACCTATACGGCCGGAGGATTATCAGCGGCATCGATTTTGGCCTCGAAGACACCACTGTTGGCCCGCTTCCTGCCTTCGCCTCCGTCGTCATCATCGCGTGGCCGGTCATGGGCTTTTTCTTCCTGATTGGCACCAATGACCGTAAAAAGCGTGAGGACCAGCAGCTGCTGGTTGAACGTGCGGAGATGGCTGGCGCGGTAGAGCGCAACCGCATTGCTCGCGAGATGCATGACATTGTGGCGCATAATTTAGCGGGCGTTATTGCCCTTGCCGACGGCGCCCGGTTCGCCGCTGCCAAAAATTCCGCAGCGGCCACAGAAGCCTTGGAAACCATCGCCTCTACCTCCCGCGATTCCCTCAAACAGATGCGCGGTTTGCTCTCCGTATTGCGTGATGGCGATTCCCGCGCCGATACCAAGGCGCCTGGTGCAAGCGATATTGCAGGACTTATTTCGGAAGCGCGCCGGACTGGTTTCGATATCACTGTGCACGGGCTGGAGGACCTGCCGACCGAAAGCGACGAGCTCTACCAGTTCACCGTCTACCGCGTGGTGCAAGAACTTTTGACCAATATGATCAAGCATTCGCGTGATAAAAGGGGAATACTGCGCTTTCGCTCTACCGGAAATGGCTTAGTACTTAACGCCGATAACCCGGCCGTTCGTACGCCGAATAGTCATAATCCTGGCTACGGCCTCGTCGGAATGAGCGAGCGCGTCAAAGCCTATGGCGGCAGCGTTGCTACCCGCACCGAGGATGGACACTTCTTTATTACCGTGGAGGTACCCAATGACTAA